Proteins from one Stegostoma tigrinum isolate sSteTig4 chromosome 17, sSteTig4.hap1, whole genome shotgun sequence genomic window:
- the svip gene encoding small VCP/p97-interacting protein produces the protein MGLCLPCLGGATEDVVETPDPETRRRQLAEAAEKRQKENVHRGIKNPESVERKKQKQEALEKQQMNSTPTGGGGGLRWQVG, from the exons ATGGGTTTGTGCCTCCCGTGTCTGGGAGGAGCGACCGAGGATGTGGTGGAGACGCCCGACCCT GAAACCAGAAGGCGACAATTAGCAGAAGCTGCTGAGAAGAGACAGAAGGAG AATGTGCACCGGGGCATTAAGAATCCTGAATCTGTGGAGCGGAAGAAGCAGAAGCaagaagcattggaaaagcagCAGATGAATTCCACACctacaggaggtggtggtggcctCAGG tGGCAAGTTGGTTAA